The following proteins come from a genomic window of Gossypium raimondii isolate GPD5lz chromosome 5, ASM2569854v1, whole genome shotgun sequence:
- the LOC105765980 gene encoding phosphatidylcholine:diacylglycerol cholinephosphotransferase 1 encodes MKRVSSANVFSTIATTTLLTSPYRPPDKGNCKSNNVKVMGNKKTGVHGNVADYHVFNGGVHSGKPSFMKWTLNDVVNVVRSHRIPCVFAVGMAFFMYVEYTIRMVPHSSPPLDWGFLLTHSFHRALASRPLLNTVLAALNTVFVLMQTVYIVWAWVIEGRPRATISALFMFTCRGILGCSTQLPLPQEFLGSGVDFPVGNVSFFLFFSGHVAGAVIASLDMRRMQRRGMAWLFDILNVLQSLRLLATRGHYTIDLAVGLGAGILFDFLAGKYEQSKTTKTSTFSRSMKEIC; translated from the exons ATGAAACGGGTATCTTCCGCTAATGTTTTCAGTACCATCGCCACAACGACCCTTCTTACCTCTCCTTATAGACCTCCCGATAAGGGTAACTGCAAAAGCAACAACGTTAAAGTTATGGGTAATAAGAAAACAGGCGTTCATGGCAATGTTGCTGATTATCACGTTTTTAATGGCGGCGTTCATTCTGGGAAACCCTCTTTTATGAAGTGGACACTCAATGACGTTGTTAACGTGGTGAGATCTCATCGGATACCCTGTGTTTTCGCGGTGGGGATGGCGTTTTTCATGTACGTGGAGTACACGATCCGGATGGTGCCTCATTCCTCGCCGCCCTTGGACTGGGGGTTCCTCCTCACCCACTCTTTCCATCGCGCGTTGGCTTCGCGGCCGCTACTTAACACGGTTTTAGCAGCTCTTAATACG GTGTTCGTTCTGATGCAGACAGTTTATATAGTATGGGCATGGGTAATCGAGGGTCGGCCAAGGGCTACAATCTCTGCTTTGTTCATGTTTACATGTCGTGGGATTCTTGGTTGCTCAACGCAGCTCCCATTACCTCAG GAATTTTTAGGGTCTGGGGTAGATTTTCCAGTAGGGAATGTGtcgtttttccttttcttctcagGGCACGTAGCCGGAGCAGTGATTGCATCGTTAGACATGAGACGAATGCAGAGACGGGGAATGGCTTGGTTATTTGACATTCTCAATGTGCTTCAATCACTCAGGCTGTTAGCTACCAGGGGTCACTATACTATTGATTTGGCTGTTGGCCTTGGTGCtggaattttatttgattttcttgcTGGTAAATATGAACAAAGCAAGACAACGAAAACGTCCACTTTCTCTCGTTCCATGAAAGAGATTTGTTAA
- the LOC105770835 gene encoding palmitoyl-monogalactosyldiacylglycerol delta-7 desaturase, chloroplastic, which yields MALIISALLKPNSLPFSLLQRVTPTAKTRRFSCKVLNSGHPDSELNQIQRKQSPLGSSLVTQLRRSYSNGEVSALANRVSVVAKEPDHDLKTQGRILFSDVVVQKRREVFWRGNWNALDIASAGIVLAMHLLSLCAPFYFNWPAFWLAAGLYLVSGLGITLSFHRNLSHRSFKLPKWLEYLFAYCGVQALQGNPIDWVSTHRYHHQFCDSERDPHSPIEGFWFSHMNWLFDTSTVIEKRGDSTNVGDLEKQPFYRFLQSTYILHPIALGALLYALGGFPFLVWGMGVRTIWVYHITWLVNSASHVWGRQAWNTGDLSKNNWWVALLAFGEGWHNNHHAFEYSARHGLEWWQLDLTWYVIKFLQVVGVATEIKLPSQLHKQKMAFNN from the exons ATGGCTTTAATCATATCTGCATTGTTAAAGCCCAACTCCTTACCTTTTTCACTTCTTCAAAGAGTAACACCAACAGCCAAAACTAGACGTTTCTCTTGCAAAGTCCTAAACTCTGGCCATCCAGACTCggaattaaatcaaatacagAGAAAGCAGAGTCCTTTGGGCTCAAGTTTGGTAACTCAATTACGTAGGAGTTACAGCAATGGGGAAGTGTCGGCTTTGGCTAATAGGGTGTCAGTTGTAGCAAAAGAACCAGACCATGATTTGAAAACCCAGGGTAGAATTTTGTTCTCTGATGTGGTGGTGCAAAAGAGGAGGGAAGTGTTTTGGAGGGGAAATTGGAACGCTTTGGATATAGCCTCTGCAGGTATTGTCTTGGCCATGCATTTACTCAGCCTTTGCGCACCTTTTTACTTCAATTGGCCTGCTTTTTGGCTTGCTGCTGGACTCTATTTGGTATCTGGACTGGGGATTACATTGTCTTTCCATAGAAATCTTTCTCATAGAAGCTTCAAGCTTCCGAAATGGCTGGAGTACTTGTTTGCTTATTGTGGAGTACAAGCACTTCAG GGGAATCCAATTGATTGGGTTAGCACACACAGGTACCACCACCAATTTTGTGATTCTGAGAGAGACCCCCATAGCCCCATTGAAGGGTTTTGGTTTAGCCACATGAACTGGCTCTTCGATACCAGCACTGTAATTGAAAAG CGTGGAGATTCAACCAATGTTGGGGATTTAGAGAAGCAACCCTTCTACAGGTTCCTTCAAAGTACCTATATCCTTCATCCAATCGCACTTGGAGCTTTGCTATATGCTCTTGGTGGGTTCCCATTCCTAGTCTGGGGAATG GGTGTGAGGACAATATGGGTATACCACATCACTTGGCTTGTAAATTCAGCTTCCCATGTGTGGGGGAGGCAAGCATGGAATACTGGTGATCTGTCCAAGAACAATTG GTGGGTGGCATTGCTTGCATTCGGAGAAGGTTGGCACAATAATCACCATGCATTTGAATACTCAGCCCGACATGGTCTGGAGTGGTGGCAGCTGGATTTGACATGGTATGTAATCAAGTTTCTTCAAGTTGTTGGAGTAGCAACTGAGATTAAGCTACCTTCTCAACTTCACAAGCAAAAGATGGCTTTCAACAACTGA
- the LOC105771138 gene encoding SNF1-related protein kinase regulatory subunit gamma-like PV42a, with translation MQQRKDEQEATAAKTTLRLLEKTVKDMLVDQGRLVEVPYTATLGDTMNALVANKVVALPVAAPPGQWIGAGGSMILESDKQTGAVRKHYIGMVTMLDIVAYIADDDGSNDQTTDVANLEKKMMVPVSSIIGRSFEGLSLWTLNPNTNILDCMELFSKGIHRALVPMDSQMENIQGVELVESASSYKMLTQMDLLKFLKDHASELGEILSSSIKEIGCLNQNVYAITDRTKVIDAIKCLRTALLNAVPIVESSNDFEEDHRQLVDGEGRKPIGTFSATDLRGCHLSALQTWLPLRALEFTELVSRSPLFASKEGVSAPKEMVSCQPQAALAEVIEKIVSKHVHRVWVVDEQGLLAGLVSLTDIVGALRVSLL, from the exons ATGCAGCAACGAAAGGACGAGCAAGAAGCCACTGCCGCTAAAACTACTCTGCGGTTACTGGAGAAGACGGTGAAAGATATGCTGGTGGACCAGGGGAGACTAGTGGAAGTACCTTACACGGCCACGCTAGGTGACACCATGAACGCATTGGTGGCCAACAAGGTGGTGGCGCTACCGGTTGCTGCGCCTCCAGGGCAATGGATAGGGGCTGGTGGCTCAATGATTTTGGAGTCTGATAAACAGACGGGGGCTGTGCGGAAGCACTACATAGGGATGGTTACCATGCTTGATATTGTGGCATATATTGCTGATGACGATGGTAGTAATGATCAGACAACGGACGTTGCTAATCTTGAGAAGAAGATGATGGTGCCGGTATCGTCGATTATAGGGCGCAGTTTTGAGGGACTTAGCTTATGGACTTTAAACCCAAACACAAA CATTTTGGACTGTATGGAATTGTTTAGCAAGGGAATCCACAGGGCCTTGGTCCCAATGGACAGTCAAATGGAGAACATTCAAGGAGTTGAACTTGTGGAGTCTGCATCCAGCTATAAGATGCTTACACAAATGGACTTGCTGAAATTCCTCAAGGACCATGCCTCTGAATTGGGGGAGATATTATCAAGCAGCATAAAGGAAATAGGTTGCTTAAACCAGAATGTTTACGCCATAACCGATCGTACCAAAGTGATAGATGCCATCAAATGCTTGAGGACTGCTTTGCTCAATGCTGTCCCTATAGTTGAGTCCTCtaatgattttgaagaagatcacCGACAGCTCGTAGAT GGCGAAGGAAGGAAGCCAATTGGAACATTTTCAGCAACAGATTTGAGGGGTTGCCATCTTTCGGCACTGCAGACATGGTTGCCTCTAAGGGCACTGGAATTCACCGAGCTAGTCTCAAGGAGCCCTTTATTTGCATCCAAGGAGGGGGTGTCGGCGCCAAAGGAAATGGTGAGTTGCCAGCCGCAGGCGGCCCTCGCAGAAGTAATTGAGAAGATCGTATCGAAGCATGTGCACCGAGTGTGGGTGGTTGATGAACAAGGATTACTTGCGGGGCTTGTTTCTCTCACCGATATAGTTGGAGCCCTCAGGGTTTCGTTGTTGTGA